One segment of Mycolicibacterium baixiangningiae DNA contains the following:
- a CDS encoding SCO6745 family protein — MSRSPELARRFFDRIEPVHAVTYFAPEARAALDGLGYRGFWMGYFAARSAPLGRVPAEVVTALFYNFAPERVAKALPAAWEVAAPAAALRAREQSAVAALGACGVRDGDDVRTAAALAAKAARSLRVDGRPLYAANKSLAWPQDPVATLWHASTLLREHRGDGHIAILAAAGLSGRECNVLHAAAGRVPREMIMRSRDYDDAQWQHYTERLARRGLLDAAGELTVAGHTFKQEIEDTTDALALTALDALGDDELETLFQTLTPITRAVVSSGIIPGATPMGLSRDDLEDGGAHLS; from the coding sequence GTGAGTAGAAGCCCGGAATTGGCCCGCCGCTTCTTCGACCGCATCGAACCCGTGCACGCCGTCACCTACTTCGCGCCCGAAGCTCGCGCGGCGCTTGACGGCCTCGGCTACCGCGGATTCTGGATGGGCTACTTCGCTGCTCGGTCGGCGCCGCTGGGACGGGTTCCCGCCGAGGTGGTCACCGCGCTCTTCTACAACTTCGCACCAGAGCGGGTGGCGAAGGCACTGCCCGCGGCGTGGGAGGTCGCTGCCCCCGCTGCTGCGCTGCGCGCCAGGGAACAGTCCGCGGTGGCGGCACTCGGCGCCTGCGGTGTGCGCGACGGCGACGACGTTCGCACGGCCGCCGCGCTCGCGGCGAAGGCCGCACGCTCCCTGCGGGTGGACGGAAGACCTCTCTACGCGGCGAACAAGTCACTGGCGTGGCCGCAGGACCCGGTGGCCACGCTATGGCACGCGAGCACACTGCTGCGCGAGCACCGGGGCGACGGGCACATCGCGATCCTGGCCGCGGCGGGGTTGAGCGGGCGCGAATGCAACGTGCTGCACGCGGCGGCCGGGCGGGTGCCCCGCGAAATGATCATGCGCAGCCGCGACTACGACGACGCCCAGTGGCAGCACTACACCGAGCGGTTGGCGCGGCGCGGTCTACTCGACGCGGCGGGCGAACTCACCGTGGCCGGGCACACCTTCAAGCAGGAGATCGAAGACACCACCGACGCGTTGGCGTTGACTGCGCTCGACGCCCTCGGTGACGACGAGCTCGAGACGCTGTTCCAGACGCTGACGCCGATCACCCGTGCGGTCGTCTCGTCGGGGATCATCCCCGGCGCGACCCCGATGGGCCTGTCCCGCGACGACCTCGAGGACGGCGGAGCCCACCTGAGCTGA
- a CDS encoding YnfA family protein — protein sequence MVLKSAALFVLAALLEIGGAWLVWQGVREHRGWVWAGAGVLALGAYGFVAAFQPDAHFGRILAAYGGVFVAGSLMWGVVADGFRPDRWDITGALVCLAGVGLIMYAPR from the coding sequence ATCGTGCTCAAGTCGGCCGCCTTGTTCGTCCTCGCCGCTCTGCTCGAGATCGGCGGTGCCTGGCTGGTGTGGCAGGGAGTCCGCGAGCACCGGGGCTGGGTCTGGGCGGGGGCCGGTGTGCTCGCACTCGGCGCCTACGGATTCGTCGCGGCATTTCAGCCGGATGCGCACTTCGGACGCATCCTCGCCGCGTACGGCGGGGTGTTCGTCGCGGGATCGCTGATGTGGGGTGTGGTGGCCGACGGCTTCCGCCCGGACCGATGGGACATCACCGGCGCGCTGGTCTGCCTGGCCGGTGTCGGCCTCATCATGTACGCCCCGCGTTGA
- a CDS encoding DUF7064 domain-containing protein: MAHTADLVVERPADLTAEWLSTVLGAGTVTDFRVERIGTGQMSECYRVSLSYRTADAGPASVVLKVAATDANSRQTGMALGLYEREVRFYTDIAPSLSGPVAPCYHAAYDADSGAFDLLLGDAAPATVGDEIRGATVEQAALALAELGRVHGPLLGDAMLADADWLNRESPMNQALLGQLWAGFSDRYGDAIAPEHRVVCERLVGAFDAYLDAEAAAVRPHGLIHGDYRLDNMLFGQAGADRSLTVVDWQTVAWGPAFTDVAYFLGCALPAGDRQAHYDELLRAYHDALGPRAPVDLDTVREGVRRQSFFGVMMAIVSSMLVARTERGDEMFMTMLHRHCEHVLDTDALAALPEPSADGPLQPAAADEGAHQPGDEELWNESWYFDFADGAQGFGGWVRLGLYPNRNAAWVNALVCGPGMPTIGIVDFEAPLPDDYTETATANGHLGLEAVEPLRTYRVTVRGRGEAHDDPSALLRGEAGRPVDLSLDLTWTTVGTPYQYRITPRYEIACTVSGTVTADGHIYTVDGAAGQRDHSWGVRDWWSMDWVWNALHLDDGTHLHGVDLRIPGMDPLSIGYVQRPGAALTETTEMTAQASFADNGLPVTTSLSVQPGDLTVDVDIHGFAPVRLTAADGRVSHFPRAWAVVTTGDGRTGIGWLEWNRNTA, translated from the coding sequence GTGGCTCACACTGCAGATCTCGTCGTCGAACGTCCCGCGGACCTGACCGCGGAGTGGCTGAGCACCGTGCTGGGCGCGGGCACCGTCACCGATTTCCGCGTCGAACGCATCGGCACCGGCCAGATGAGTGAGTGCTACCGCGTGTCGCTGAGCTATCGCACCGCGGACGCCGGTCCGGCGTCGGTGGTCCTCAAGGTCGCCGCGACCGACGCCAACAGCCGGCAGACCGGGATGGCGCTCGGACTCTACGAACGCGAGGTGCGGTTCTACACCGATATCGCCCCGAGCCTTTCGGGTCCGGTGGCGCCTTGCTACCACGCCGCCTATGACGCCGACTCCGGCGCATTCGACCTCCTGCTCGGTGACGCGGCGCCCGCGACCGTCGGCGACGAAATCCGCGGCGCCACGGTCGAACAGGCTGCGCTGGCGCTGGCCGAACTGGGCCGGGTGCACGGGCCACTGCTCGGCGACGCCATGCTCGCCGACGCCGACTGGCTCAACCGGGAGTCACCGATGAACCAGGCGCTGCTCGGTCAGCTGTGGGCCGGGTTCTCCGATCGCTACGGCGACGCGATCGCGCCGGAGCACCGAGTCGTCTGCGAGCGGCTGGTCGGCGCATTCGACGCGTACCTCGACGCCGAGGCGGCCGCGGTCCGCCCGCACGGTCTGATCCACGGCGACTACCGGCTCGACAACATGCTGTTCGGCCAGGCCGGCGCCGACCGCTCGCTGACGGTGGTCGACTGGCAGACCGTCGCCTGGGGGCCCGCGTTCACCGACGTCGCCTACTTCCTGGGCTGTGCGCTACCAGCCGGGGATCGGCAGGCGCACTACGACGAACTGCTGCGCGCCTACCACGACGCGCTGGGTCCGCGGGCCCCGGTGGATCTGGACACCGTCCGCGAAGGCGTGCGCAGGCAGAGCTTCTTCGGCGTGATGATGGCGATCGTCTCCTCGATGCTGGTCGCGCGCACCGAGCGGGGCGACGAGATGTTCATGACGATGCTGCACCGCCATTGCGAACACGTCCTCGACACCGATGCCCTCGCGGCGCTGCCCGAGCCCTCGGCCGACGGGCCGCTGCAGCCCGCCGCCGCCGACGAGGGCGCCCACCAACCGGGCGACGAGGAACTGTGGAACGAGAGCTGGTATTTCGACTTCGCCGACGGCGCACAGGGTTTCGGCGGGTGGGTGCGGCTGGGGTTGTATCCGAACCGCAACGCCGCCTGGGTCAACGCGTTGGTGTGCGGGCCCGGCATGCCGACCATCGGCATCGTCGACTTCGAGGCTCCACTGCCGGACGACTACACCGAAACCGCAACGGCCAACGGTCATCTCGGTCTCGAGGCGGTCGAACCACTGCGCACCTACCGCGTCACCGTCCGCGGCCGCGGCGAGGCCCACGACGACCCCTCGGCGCTGTTGCGCGGTGAGGCCGGCCGGCCGGTGGATCTCTCGCTGGACCTAACGTGGACAACCGTCGGCACGCCGTACCAGTACCGCATCACCCCCCGCTACGAGATCGCCTGCACAGTGTCGGGCACGGTGACCGCCGACGGGCACATCTACACCGTCGACGGGGCGGCCGGGCAACGCGACCACTCATGGGGAGTGCGCGACTGGTGGAGCATGGACTGGGTCTGGAACGCGCTGCACCTCGACGACGGCACCCATCTGCACGGCGTCGATCTGCGGATCCCGGGCATGGACCCACTGAGTATCGGCTATGTGCAGCGGCCGGGCGCGGCGTTGACCGAGACCACGGAGATGACTGCCCAGGCGAGCTTCGCCGACAACGGGTTGCCGGTGACGACGTCGCTGAGCGTGCAGCCCGGTGACCTCACCGTCGACGTGGACATCCACGGCTTCGCCCCTGTTCGGCTCACCGCCGCCGACGGCCGGGTGAGTCACTTCCCGAGGGCGTGGGCGGTGGTCACCACGGGTGACGGGCGCACGGGCATCGGCTGGCTGGAGTGGAACCGCAACACCGCCTGA
- a CDS encoding carboxylesterase/lipase family protein, with the protein MHERTVRATISTGTIEGFTRDRVHRWRAIPYAQPPLGRLRFRAPLPAEPWRGVRYCHSVGNCAPQDPKYTLLGVNKRQPMGEDCLTLNVVAPETPPDGPMPVMFFIHGGGYAFGSSATPIYDGAAMARRGCVYISVNYRLGPLGCMDFSTLSTPENPIDGNLFLRDLVMALRWVRDNVAVFGGDPDNVTVFGESAGAHAVATLLAVPQAKGLFHQAISESPASGMVRSREAAAVFAERFVELLGARREDGAAALMSARPVELGKALEDLIRRGMTDMPGAFPVGPAYDTDYLPVEPVAAMTEGSAHRVPLIVGNNAEEGRLFSRFLPLLPTSEPMIETLLADSDAERRERITGAYPGYPKSSACMELGGDFAFGTATWQISEAHSRHAPTYVYRYDYTPRTLRWSGLGATHATELLAVFDVYRTGFGSLLTAAADRRSALKVSNDVQRRWRTFSRTGTPGDGWPPYSADQRAVLVFDRRPRVEYDPYADRRLAWEGFTLSTH; encoded by the coding sequence ATGCACGAGCGTACCGTCCGCGCAACCATCAGCACCGGAACGATCGAGGGGTTCACCCGCGACCGCGTGCACCGGTGGCGAGCGATTCCCTACGCCCAACCTCCCTTGGGGCGGCTGAGGTTTCGCGCGCCGCTGCCCGCCGAACCCTGGCGGGGTGTGCGTTACTGCCACAGCGTGGGCAACTGCGCCCCGCAGGATCCGAAGTACACGCTCCTCGGCGTGAACAAGCGCCAACCGATGGGCGAGGACTGTCTGACGCTCAATGTGGTCGCGCCGGAGACACCGCCTGACGGTCCGATGCCGGTGATGTTCTTCATCCACGGCGGTGGATACGCGTTCGGCAGTTCGGCCACCCCGATCTACGACGGTGCGGCGATGGCGCGGCGGGGATGTGTCTACATCTCGGTCAACTACCGCCTCGGTCCGCTGGGGTGCATGGATTTCTCGACGCTCTCCACACCGGAGAACCCGATCGACGGCAACCTGTTCCTGCGCGATCTGGTGATGGCGCTGCGCTGGGTGCGCGACAACGTCGCCGTCTTCGGGGGCGACCCGGACAACGTGACGGTGTTCGGCGAGAGTGCCGGTGCGCACGCCGTAGCAACGCTGCTCGCGGTGCCGCAAGCCAAAGGCCTGTTCCACCAAGCGATCTCGGAGAGCCCGGCGAGCGGTATGGTGCGGTCCCGCGAGGCCGCCGCGGTTTTCGCCGAACGTTTCGTCGAACTGCTCGGCGCACGCCGGGAAGACGGTGCGGCCGCGTTGATGTCCGCGCGCCCCGTCGAGCTGGGCAAGGCGCTCGAAGACCTCATCCGCCGGGGGATGACGGACATGCCGGGCGCGTTCCCGGTCGGGCCGGCCTACGACACCGACTATCTGCCCGTTGAACCCGTTGCCGCGATGACGGAGGGCAGCGCGCACCGCGTGCCGCTGATCGTGGGCAACAACGCCGAAGAGGGCCGCCTGTTCAGCCGGTTCCTGCCGCTGTTGCCGACGTCGGAGCCGATGATCGAGACGCTGCTCGCCGATTCGGACGCCGAGCGCCGTGAACGCATCACCGGCGCCTATCCGGGCTATCCCAAGTCGTCGGCGTGTATGGAACTGGGCGGCGACTTCGCCTTCGGCACCGCCACGTGGCAGATCTCCGAAGCACATTCGCGGCACGCCCCGACGTATGTGTACCGATACGACTACACACCGCGCACGCTGCGGTGGTCCGGTCTGGGCGCCACGCACGCAACCGAGTTGCTCGCGGTCTTCGACGTCTACCGCACGGGATTCGGATCGCTGCTCACCGCCGCCGCCGACCGCCGCTCGGCCCTCAAGGTGAGCAACGACGTACAACGCCGGTGGAGGACGTTCAGCCGCACCGGCACACCGGGCGACGGGTGGCCGCCCTACAGCGCCGATCAGCGCGCGGTGCTCGTATTCGACCGCCGCCCCCGTGTCGAGTACGACCCGTATGCCGACCGCCGACTGGCGTGGGAGGGGTTCACGCTCTCCACGCACTGA
- a CDS encoding LLM class flavin-dependent oxidoreductase gives MSVPNSAGAKFFWFLPTAGDSRSIVGSSHASSHQTTPPNYRPPSRRYLAEVARAADRLGYAGVLTPTGTWCEDAWLTAAALLAETERLKFLVAFRPGLVPPTLAAQQAATLQRFSEGRVLLNIVSGGDDTEQRRFGDWLSHDERYARTGEFLHIVSSLWRQESLDFTGQHYTVADARVSAPPDPLPQIYFGGSSAAALPVAAEYVDVYLTWGEPPQDAAAKIERVRALAAERGRTVRFGIRLHTISRDTSAAAWVVADELVSGLSAEQIAKATALHGKSESEGQRRMTALHGGRTDRLEIYPNLWAGVGLVRGGAGTALVGSHEEVANLIIEYHSLGFDEFILSGYPHLEEAYWFAEGVLPILERKGVTTSSPSSSSSAPSG, from the coding sequence ATGTCTGTACCGAATTCGGCTGGGGCCAAATTCTTCTGGTTCCTGCCCACCGCCGGAGACAGCCGGTCCATCGTCGGCTCCTCGCACGCCTCCTCGCACCAGACGACACCACCCAACTATCGGCCGCCGAGCCGTCGCTACCTCGCCGAGGTGGCGCGTGCGGCGGACCGCCTGGGTTACGCAGGGGTGCTGACGCCGACCGGAACCTGGTGTGAGGACGCCTGGCTCACCGCCGCCGCCCTTCTCGCAGAGACGGAACGGCTCAAATTCCTCGTCGCGTTCCGGCCGGGTCTGGTGCCGCCGACGCTGGCCGCGCAGCAGGCCGCGACGCTGCAGCGGTTCTCCGAGGGCAGGGTGCTGCTCAACATCGTCAGCGGAGGGGACGATACGGAGCAGCGTCGCTTCGGGGACTGGCTGAGCCACGACGAGCGCTACGCCCGCACCGGCGAATTCCTGCACATCGTCAGCTCGCTGTGGCGGCAGGAGTCGCTCGATTTCACCGGACAGCACTACACGGTCGCCGATGCCCGGGTGTCCGCGCCGCCGGATCCGTTGCCGCAGATCTACTTCGGCGGCTCGTCGGCGGCCGCACTACCCGTCGCCGCGGAGTACGTCGACGTGTACCTGACGTGGGGGGAGCCGCCGCAGGACGCCGCGGCGAAGATCGAGCGGGTCCGTGCGCTGGCCGCTGAGCGGGGGCGCACCGTCCGCTTCGGCATCCGGTTGCACACCATCAGCCGCGACACGTCGGCGGCGGCGTGGGTGGTCGCCGACGAACTGGTCTCCGGTCTGTCGGCTGAACAAATTGCGAAAGCCACTGCCCTGCACGGGAAGTCGGAGTCAGAGGGGCAGCGACGGATGACGGCGCTGCACGGTGGCCGCACCGACCGGCTCGAGATCTACCCCAACCTGTGGGCCGGTGTCGGGCTGGTCCGGGGCGGTGCGGGCACGGCCCTGGTGGGCAGCCACGAGGAAGTCGCCAACCTCATCATCGAGTACCACTCCCTGGGGTTCGACGAGTTCATCCTGTCCGGTTACCCCCACCTCGAGGAGGCGTACTGGTTTGCCGAAGGTGTGCTGCCGATTCTCGAGCGGAAGGGCGTAACTACGTCATCCCCGTCGTCGTCATCGTCGGCGCCATCGGGATGA
- a CDS encoding ABC transporter substrate-binding protein has protein sequence MRTVRRFAAGCLAALTVIGAVAGCVSREQSTGAQQAPDTVPLSELSGVTLHIGDQKGGTQALLNAAGALDDLPYVVEFSTFTSGPPQIEAATAGRIDFAITGNTPPIFGAASNAKVKVVSAYDGGGFGDQVLVHADVPTTSVAELRGKSIAVAKGSSAHGHILVQLSRAGLTPSDVTLVFLQPADAFSAFTQRRVDVWAVWDPYTAQAEKELAVRSIARATGVTNGAGFGVASDAALADPKRNTALGDLLVRYAKAVRWANAHRDEWAQRYAADVGLDPEVAALAQGRSLRLPTDLSDQLIASEQEMADLFAESKQIAAAPDFSGWVDRRYADVLAPLYLDRN, from the coding sequence ATGCGCACAGTCCGACGATTCGCGGCCGGGTGCCTCGCCGCCCTCACGGTGATCGGCGCCGTCGCCGGTTGTGTGTCGAGGGAGCAGAGCACCGGGGCGCAACAGGCGCCCGATACCGTGCCGCTGTCCGAGCTGTCCGGGGTGACGCTGCACATCGGTGATCAGAAGGGCGGCACCCAGGCGTTGCTGAACGCCGCCGGTGCACTCGACGATCTGCCGTACGTCGTGGAGTTCTCGACGTTCACTTCCGGGCCGCCGCAGATCGAGGCCGCCACCGCGGGCAGGATCGACTTCGCGATCACCGGCAACACCCCGCCGATCTTCGGTGCCGCGTCCAACGCCAAGGTGAAGGTGGTCTCGGCGTACGACGGCGGGGGATTCGGCGACCAGGTCCTGGTACACGCCGACGTACCGACCACGTCGGTGGCCGAACTGCGCGGGAAGAGCATCGCCGTCGCCAAAGGCAGCTCGGCACACGGCCATATCCTCGTGCAGCTGTCCCGGGCGGGTCTGACCCCTTCCGACGTCACACTGGTGTTCCTGCAACCGGCCGATGCCTTCTCGGCGTTCACCCAGCGCCGGGTCGACGTCTGGGCGGTATGGGATCCGTATACGGCCCAGGCCGAGAAGGAGTTGGCGGTCCGCAGCATCGCCCGCGCCACCGGGGTGACCAACGGCGCGGGCTTCGGAGTGGCCTCCGACGCGGCGCTGGCCGACCCGAAACGCAATACCGCACTGGGTGATCTGCTGGTCCGGTACGCCAAGGCGGTGCGGTGGGCGAATGCCCATCGCGACGAGTGGGCACAGCGGTACGCCGCGGACGTCGGCCTGGACCCCGAGGTGGCCGCGCTCGCCCAGGGCCGCAGCCTGCGGTTGCCGACGGACCTCTCCGATCAGCTGATCGCCTCCGAGCAGGAGATGGCCGACCTGTTCGCCGAATCGAAGCAGATCGCGGCCGCGCCCGACTTCTCGGGGTGGGTCGACCGCCGCTATGCCGATGTGCTCGCACCGCTCTACCTGGACCGCAACTAG
- a CDS encoding ABC transporter ATP-binding protein, giving the protein MHRATQTAARLRHIDKWYGEHHVLTDVSLDVGRGEIVALIGRSGSGKSTVLRVLAGLSTEHTGERFVAGAPALAFQEPRLFPWRDVRTNVAYGLTRSRLPKAEAQRRAQRALADVGLADRGGVWPLTLSGGQAQRVSLARALVGEPQLLLLDEPFGALDALTRLSMRTLLLELWRAHSFGVLLVTHDVDEAVALADRVLVLDEGRVVHSLEIEGPRRAPGEASEHSERYRAELLDRLGVQA; this is encoded by the coding sequence GTGCACCGCGCCACTCAAACCGCCGCGCGGCTGCGCCACATCGACAAGTGGTACGGCGAACACCACGTCCTCACCGATGTCTCGCTCGACGTCGGCCGCGGGGAGATCGTCGCGCTGATCGGCCGCAGTGGTTCGGGGAAGTCGACGGTGCTGCGCGTCCTGGCCGGCCTGTCCACCGAGCACACCGGCGAGCGGTTCGTGGCCGGAGCGCCCGCCCTGGCGTTTCAGGAACCCCGGCTGTTCCCGTGGCGTGACGTGAGGACCAACGTGGCGTACGGGCTCACCCGCAGCCGTCTGCCGAAGGCGGAGGCGCAGCGGCGAGCCCAGCGCGCGCTGGCTGACGTAGGGCTGGCGGACCGCGGAGGCGTTTGGCCGCTGACGCTGTCGGGCGGTCAGGCGCAGCGGGTTTCGTTGGCCAGGGCTCTGGTCGGCGAACCGCAGCTGCTTCTGCTCGACGAACCGTTCGGCGCTCTGGACGCGTTGACGCGGCTGAGCATGCGCACACTGCTGCTCGAGTTGTGGCGGGCGCATTCGTTCGGCGTCCTGCTGGTCACCCACGATGTCGACGAGGCGGTGGCGCTCGCCGACCGGGTGCTCGTCCTCGACGAGGGGCGGGTGGTGCACTCACTGGAGATCGAGGGCCCGCGCCGCGCACCGGGTGAGGCTTCCGAACACAGCGAGCGCTACCGCGCCGAACTGCTCGACCGGCTCGGCGTCCAGGCGTGA
- a CDS encoding ABC transporter permease, which produces MSSTAELTSSASTLPAAPTTRHADRKWTLIRWASPLVLLALWQVGSAAGLIPQDVLPAPSLIVEAGIELIGNGQLADAIRVSGIRVVEGLLLGSTVGVVLGTAVGLSRWVEATVDPPMQMVRALPHLGLIPLFIVWFGIGELPKVLLVALGVSFPLYLNTFSAIRQVDPKLFETAQVLGFSFWQRFRTIIVPSAAPQVLVGFRQSLAIAWLTLIVAEQINADKGIGFLINNARDFLRIDIIIFGLVVYALLGIATDAGVRALERRALRYRT; this is translated from the coding sequence ATGAGTAGTACCGCCGAACTGACGTCCTCGGCGTCCACGCTGCCCGCGGCGCCGACCACCCGGCACGCGGACCGCAAGTGGACGCTGATCCGGTGGGCCTCCCCGCTGGTGCTGCTCGCACTGTGGCAGGTGGGCAGCGCCGCCGGACTCATCCCGCAGGACGTCCTGCCCGCCCCGTCGCTGATCGTCGAGGCAGGCATCGAGCTCATCGGCAACGGTCAACTCGCCGATGCGATCCGGGTATCCGGGATCCGGGTCGTCGAAGGACTGCTGCTCGGCAGCACCGTCGGGGTGGTGCTCGGGACGGCCGTGGGATTGTCGCGGTGGGTCGAGGCCACCGTCGATCCGCCGATGCAGATGGTCCGGGCGCTTCCGCACCTCGGCCTGATCCCGCTGTTCATCGTCTGGTTCGGCATCGGTGAGCTGCCGAAGGTGCTACTGGTCGCGCTCGGGGTGAGCTTCCCGCTGTACCTCAACACGTTCTCGGCGATCCGCCAGGTCGACCCGAAACTATTTGAAACGGCCCAGGTGCTCGGGTTTTCGTTCTGGCAGCGGTTCCGCACCATCATCGTGCCGAGTGCGGCACCCCAGGTGCTGGTCGGATTCCGCCAATCGCTGGCGATCGCGTGGCTGACCTTGATCGTGGCCGAACAGATCAACGCCGACAAGGGGATCGGCTTCCTCATCAACAATGCCCGCGACTTCCTGCGGATCGACATCATCATCTTCGGTCTGGTCGTTTACGCGTTGCTGGGCATCGCCACCGACGCGGGAGTCCGCGCATTGGAACGTCGAGCCCTGAGGTACCGCACATGA